A stretch of Anoplopoma fimbria isolate UVic2021 breed Golden Eagle Sablefish chromosome 4, Afim_UVic_2022, whole genome shotgun sequence DNA encodes these proteins:
- the tnip1 gene encoding TNFAIP3-interacting protein 1 isoform X3 has protein sequence MEGKGPYRIYDPGGSEVKAREEAGGGSSYRQLLEENSILRERMKGLKSLGDLLEESQSEASRLRQRVEELVRDNEALKSSSFAASLCMGGPVQTEAQSRPHILEGKHCLHSAAEQREEQTSCLGKTLQPEKPNEALGEFEVVNVDGKTSDALTAGSVVGVIPVLPQENIELASQLKKLESSFSIFAEESNPNQLLAHLGRMAVEFHHLSSKVQKNEQRTSLLQTLCEQLRQENNELRKKMEEDHHIRNQDLEQLRQENQKLKELVTGAAAAAAASSAAQSDTEAPETKEEPVKEESAAVRPKMEATTPQKSGKAAEKTPTKPCDVEVYEKKIKLLEKQRKDVLEVNKQWDIQWNSMKSQFEQKITDLRQRLAESQKTVIELEAEREQRQRDYDKKLLLAKSKIENVQGEKECLTSETTELKQKIRYLQDQLLPLSKQREYQEKEIQRLNRALEEALNLHTPSSSQQPPGQGNFADAANNLKKQELLTQIAVLKEQVKIFEEDFRKERSDRERMNEEKEDLRRQVERLQGQITNLTNQLHQAQNECQRERTERCKLERLQMQHHKQGFPWQSSFPQPRGARAVGESSRPPPENADQSAAAAAAAAAAASAAAAGFGKRERQNIDPGKH, from the exons ATGGAAGGGAAAGGCCCGTACCGCATCTATGATCCAGGTGGGAGTGAGGTCAAGGCCAGGGAGGAGGCCGGAGGGGGAAGCAGCTATCGACAGCTACTGGAGGAGAACAGCATACTGAGGGAGCGGATGAAGGGACTTAAGAGCTTAG GTGATTTGCTGGAAGAGTCGCAATCAGAGGCATCAAGGCTTCGGCAGCGAGTGGAGGAACTCGTGAGAGACAACGAGGCCCTCAAGTCCTCCAGCTTTGCCGCCAGTCTGTGTATGGGAGGGCCCGTTCAGACCGAGGCACAAAGTAGGCCTCACATACTTGAGG GTAAACATTGTTTACACTCCGctgcagagcagagggaggagcaAACCAGCTGTTTAGGGAAGACCCTTCAGCCTGAGAAGCCCAAT gagGCCTTAGGAGAGTTTGAGGTCGTGAATGTAGATGGGAAGACTTCAGATGCCTTGACT GCCGGGTCGGTGGTAGGAGTAATCCCCGTCCTGCCTCAGGAGAACATCGAGCTAGCCAGCCAGCTGAAGAAACTAGAGAGCTCCTTCAGCATATTCGCAGAGGAGTCCAACCCGAACCAGCTGTTAGCTCACCTCGGTCGCATGGCTGTGGAGTTTCACCATCTTTCCTCTAAGGTccaaaaaaatgaacagaggaCTTCCCTCCTACAG acTCTCTGTGAGCAGCTCAGACAAGAGAACAATGAGCTTCGAAAGAAAATGGAAGAGGATCATCATATCAGGAATCAAGACTTGGAACAGCTAAG GCAGGAGAATCAAAAACTCAAGGAGCTGGTCacgggagcagcagcagcagcagcagcgtcctCTGCAGCGCAGTCTGACACCGAAGCTCCAGAGACCAAAGAGGAGCCTGTGAAGGAGGAATCAGCTGCTGTGAGACCCAAGATGGAGGCCACCACACCGCAGAAG AGTGgaaaagctgcagagaaaacCCCGACTAAACCTTGTGATGTAGAGGTGTATGAAAAGAAGATCAAGCTTTtggagaagcagagaaaggaT GTACTGGAGGTGAACAAGCAGTGGGACATTCAGTGGAACTCCATGAAGTCACAGTTTGAACAGAAG ATCACAGACCTCAGACAACGGCTGGCTGAGTCCCAGAAAACTGTGATCGAGCTGGAGGCAGAGCGAGAGCAGAGGCAGCGCGACTACGACAAGAAGCTGCTGTTGGCTAAGTCCAAGATTGAAAATGTACAG GGGGAGAAGGAGTGCCTCACCTCTGAAACCACTGAGCTGAAGCAGAAGATTCGCTACCTGCAGGATCAGCTGCTTCCCCTCAGCAAACAGAGGGAGTACCAAGAGAAGGAGATCCAACGCCTCAACAGG GCTTTAGAGGAGGCCTTAAACCTGCACACCCCTTCATCCTCACAACAACCACCTGGTCAGGGTAACTTCGCCGATGCAGCCAATAACCTGAAGAAACAGGAACTGCTCACTCAAATTGCTGTCCTAAAGGAACAG GTGAAGATCTTTGAAGAAGACTTCAGAAAAGAGAGGAGTGACAGGGAGCGGATGAACGAGGAAAAGGAGGACTTGAGGCGGCAGGTTGAGAGACTTCAGGGTCAGATTACTAATTTGACCAATCAG cttCATCAGGCACAGAACGAGTGTCAGAGGGAACGTACGGAGAGATGTAAGCTGGAGAGACTGCAGATGCAGCATCACAAACAG GGTTTTCCTTGGCAGTCGTCATTCCCGCAGCCGAGAGGGGCCAGAGCAGTAGGAGAGAGCTCGAGACCACCACCAGAGAATGCAG atcagtctgcagcagcagcggcagcagcagcagcggcggcatcagctgcagctgctggatttGGAAAAAGGGAGCGACAGAACATTGACCCTGGAAAGCACTAA
- the gpx3 gene encoding glutathione peroxidase 3, with the protein MSGKVGTMRPLLPLLLLGLLRPCCSAVTPFTQRCEPTDYTIYDYHAKTLNGSHTVNLSDYKGKSVLFINVATYUGLTFQYVELNALHEQMKPLGLTILGFPSNQFGKQEPGQNKEILPGLKHVRPGNGYVPNFLLFEKGDVNGKNEQEVFTFLKNSCPPVGDLLGDPARMFWGPMKLSDIKWNFEKFLVGPDGKPVMRWHPSVIVSEIHADIRKYLLQLYTQQIFSEN; encoded by the exons ATGTCGGGGAAGGTCGGCACGATGCGGCCCCTCttacctctgctgctgctcggcCTGCTGCGACCCTGCTGCTCCGCAGTAACCCCATTCACACAG CGGTGTGAACCAACGGATTACACTATTTACGACTACCATGCAAAGACTCTGAACGGGAGTCACACCGTAAACCTCAGCGACTACAAGGGCAAGAGTGTCCTCTTCATCAACGTGGCCACATACTGAGGGTTGACCTTCCAGTACGTGG AACTGAATGCACTACACGAGCAGATGAAACCTCTCGGACTAACCATTTTGGGCTTTCCCAGCAACCAATTTGGGAAACAGGAACCAGggcaaaacaaagaaattctTCCAGGTTTAAA GCATGTCAGACCAGGCAATGGATATGTTCCAAACTTCCTGCTGTTTGAGAAAGGTGATGTAAATGGAAAAAACGAGCAAGAGGTTTTCACTTTCCTTAAG AACTCCTGCCCTCCAGTCGGAGACCTCCTCGGTGACCCTGCCAGAATGTTCTGGGGTCCCATGAAACTCAGCGACATCAAGTGGAATTTTGAGAAGTTTCTGGTGGGTCCAGACGGGAAGCCGGTGATGAGGTGGCACCCGAGTGTCATTGTTTCCGAGATCCATGCCGACATTCGCAAATACCTGCTCCAGCTGTACACACAGCAGATCTTCAGCGAGAACTGA
- the tnip1 gene encoding TNFAIP3-interacting protein 1 isoform X2: MEGKGPYRIYDPGGSEVKAREEAGGGSSYRQLLEENSILRERMKGLKSLGDLLEESQSEASRLRQRVEELVRDNEALKSSSFAASLCMGGPVQTEAQSRPHILEGKHCLHSAAEQREEQTSCLGKTLQPEKPNEALGEFEVVNVDGKTSDALTAGSVVGVIPVLPQENIELASQLKKLESSFSIFAEESNPNQLLAHLGRMAVEFHHLSSKVQKNEQRTSLLQTLCEQLRQENNELRKKMEEDHHIRNQDLEQLRQENQKLKELVTGAAAAAAASSAAQSDTEAPETKEEPVKEESAAVRPKMEATTPQKSGKAAEKTPTKPCDVEVYEKKIKLLEKQRKDVLEVNKQWDIQWNSMKSQFEQKITDLRQRLAESQKTVIELEAEREQRQRDYDKKLLLAKSKIENVQGEKECLTSETTELKQKIRYLQDQLLPLSKQREYQEKEIQRLNRALEEALNLHTPSSSQQPPGQGNFADAANNLKKQELLTQIAVLKEQVKIFEEDFRKERSDRERMNEEKEDLRRQVERLQGQITNLTNQLHQAQNECQRERTERCKLERLQMQHHKQVGPQGPEGWPIHFPPRMPNAAGATAAAAAAPPPVRDFQPVTPGFPWQSSFPQPRGARAVGESSRPPPENADQSAAAAAAAAAAASAAAAGFGKRERQNIDPGKH; this comes from the exons ATGGAAGGGAAAGGCCCGTACCGCATCTATGATCCAGGTGGGAGTGAGGTCAAGGCCAGGGAGGAGGCCGGAGGGGGAAGCAGCTATCGACAGCTACTGGAGGAGAACAGCATACTGAGGGAGCGGATGAAGGGACTTAAGAGCTTAG GTGATTTGCTGGAAGAGTCGCAATCAGAGGCATCAAGGCTTCGGCAGCGAGTGGAGGAACTCGTGAGAGACAACGAGGCCCTCAAGTCCTCCAGCTTTGCCGCCAGTCTGTGTATGGGAGGGCCCGTTCAGACCGAGGCACAAAGTAGGCCTCACATACTTGAGG GTAAACATTGTTTACACTCCGctgcagagcagagggaggagcaAACCAGCTGTTTAGGGAAGACCCTTCAGCCTGAGAAGCCCAAT gagGCCTTAGGAGAGTTTGAGGTCGTGAATGTAGATGGGAAGACTTCAGATGCCTTGACT GCCGGGTCGGTGGTAGGAGTAATCCCCGTCCTGCCTCAGGAGAACATCGAGCTAGCCAGCCAGCTGAAGAAACTAGAGAGCTCCTTCAGCATATTCGCAGAGGAGTCCAACCCGAACCAGCTGTTAGCTCACCTCGGTCGCATGGCTGTGGAGTTTCACCATCTTTCCTCTAAGGTccaaaaaaatgaacagaggaCTTCCCTCCTACAG acTCTCTGTGAGCAGCTCAGACAAGAGAACAATGAGCTTCGAAAGAAAATGGAAGAGGATCATCATATCAGGAATCAAGACTTGGAACAGCTAAG GCAGGAGAATCAAAAACTCAAGGAGCTGGTCacgggagcagcagcagcagcagcagcgtcctCTGCAGCGCAGTCTGACACCGAAGCTCCAGAGACCAAAGAGGAGCCTGTGAAGGAGGAATCAGCTGCTGTGAGACCCAAGATGGAGGCCACCACACCGCAGAAG AGTGgaaaagctgcagagaaaacCCCGACTAAACCTTGTGATGTAGAGGTGTATGAAAAGAAGATCAAGCTTTtggagaagcagagaaaggaT GTACTGGAGGTGAACAAGCAGTGGGACATTCAGTGGAACTCCATGAAGTCACAGTTTGAACAGAAG ATCACAGACCTCAGACAACGGCTGGCTGAGTCCCAGAAAACTGTGATCGAGCTGGAGGCAGAGCGAGAGCAGAGGCAGCGCGACTACGACAAGAAGCTGCTGTTGGCTAAGTCCAAGATTGAAAATGTACAG GGGGAGAAGGAGTGCCTCACCTCTGAAACCACTGAGCTGAAGCAGAAGATTCGCTACCTGCAGGATCAGCTGCTTCCCCTCAGCAAACAGAGGGAGTACCAAGAGAAGGAGATCCAACGCCTCAACAGG GCTTTAGAGGAGGCCTTAAACCTGCACACCCCTTCATCCTCACAACAACCACCTGGTCAGGGTAACTTCGCCGATGCAGCCAATAACCTGAAGAAACAGGAACTGCTCACTCAAATTGCTGTCCTAAAGGAACAG GTGAAGATCTTTGAAGAAGACTTCAGAAAAGAGAGGAGTGACAGGGAGCGGATGAACGAGGAAAAGGAGGACTTGAGGCGGCAGGTTGAGAGACTTCAGGGTCAGATTACTAATTTGACCAATCAG cttCATCAGGCACAGAACGAGTGTCAGAGGGAACGTACGGAGAGATGTAAGCTGGAGAGACTGCAGATGCAGCATCACAAACAG GTGGGACCGCAGGGCCCCGAGGGCTGGCCCATACACTTCCCTCCCCGGATGCCCAATGCAGCAGGCGCCACAGCCGCAGCCGCCGCAGCACCGCCCCCTGTACGAGACTTCCAGCCTGTTACCCCG GGTTTTCCTTGGCAGTCGTCATTCCCGCAGCCGAGAGGGGCCAGAGCAGTAGGAGAGAGCTCGAGACCACCACCAGAGAATGCAG atcagtctgcagcagcagcggcagcagcagcagcggcggcatcagctgcagctgctggatttGGAAAAAGGGAGCGACAGAACATTGACCCTGGAAAGCACTAA
- the tnip1 gene encoding TNFAIP3-interacting protein 1 isoform X1, with protein MEGKGPYRIYDPGGSEVKAREEAGGGSSYRQLLEENSILRERMKGLKSLGDLLEESQSEASRLRQRVEELVRDNEALKSSSFAASLCMGGPVQTEAQSRPHILEGKHCLHSAAEQREEQTSCLGKTLQPEKPNEALGEFEVVNVDGKTSDALTAGSVVGVIPVLPQENIELASQLKKLESSFSIFAEESNPNQLLAHLGRMAVEFHHLSSKVQKNEQRTSLLQTLCEQLRQENNELRKKMEEDHHIRNQDLEQLRQENQKLKELVTGAAAAAAASSAAQSDTEAPETKEEPVKEESAAVRPKMEATTPQKSGKAAEKTPTKPCDVEVYEKKIKLLEKQRKDVLEVNKQWDIQWNSMKSQFEQKITDLRQRLAESQKTVIELEAEREQRQRDYDKKLLLAKSKIENVQGEKECLTSETTELKQKIRYLQDQLLPLSKQREYQEKEIQRLNRALEEALNLHTPSSSQQPPGQGNFADAANNLKKQELLTQIAVLKEQVKIFEEDFRKERSDRERMNEEKEDLRRQVERLQGQITNLTNQLHQAQNECQRERTERCKLERLQMQHHKQGQQQERRTSDPTSGSVNGPLSPPYCGPFVQVGPQGPEGWPIHFPPRMPNAAGATAAAAAAPPPVRDFQPVTPGFPWQSSFPQPRGARAVGESSRPPPENADQSAAAAAAAAAAASAAAAGFGKRERQNIDPGKH; from the exons ATGGAAGGGAAAGGCCCGTACCGCATCTATGATCCAGGTGGGAGTGAGGTCAAGGCCAGGGAGGAGGCCGGAGGGGGAAGCAGCTATCGACAGCTACTGGAGGAGAACAGCATACTGAGGGAGCGGATGAAGGGACTTAAGAGCTTAG GTGATTTGCTGGAAGAGTCGCAATCAGAGGCATCAAGGCTTCGGCAGCGAGTGGAGGAACTCGTGAGAGACAACGAGGCCCTCAAGTCCTCCAGCTTTGCCGCCAGTCTGTGTATGGGAGGGCCCGTTCAGACCGAGGCACAAAGTAGGCCTCACATACTTGAGG GTAAACATTGTTTACACTCCGctgcagagcagagggaggagcaAACCAGCTGTTTAGGGAAGACCCTTCAGCCTGAGAAGCCCAAT gagGCCTTAGGAGAGTTTGAGGTCGTGAATGTAGATGGGAAGACTTCAGATGCCTTGACT GCCGGGTCGGTGGTAGGAGTAATCCCCGTCCTGCCTCAGGAGAACATCGAGCTAGCCAGCCAGCTGAAGAAACTAGAGAGCTCCTTCAGCATATTCGCAGAGGAGTCCAACCCGAACCAGCTGTTAGCTCACCTCGGTCGCATGGCTGTGGAGTTTCACCATCTTTCCTCTAAGGTccaaaaaaatgaacagaggaCTTCCCTCCTACAG acTCTCTGTGAGCAGCTCAGACAAGAGAACAATGAGCTTCGAAAGAAAATGGAAGAGGATCATCATATCAGGAATCAAGACTTGGAACAGCTAAG GCAGGAGAATCAAAAACTCAAGGAGCTGGTCacgggagcagcagcagcagcagcagcgtcctCTGCAGCGCAGTCTGACACCGAAGCTCCAGAGACCAAAGAGGAGCCTGTGAAGGAGGAATCAGCTGCTGTGAGACCCAAGATGGAGGCCACCACACCGCAGAAG AGTGgaaaagctgcagagaaaacCCCGACTAAACCTTGTGATGTAGAGGTGTATGAAAAGAAGATCAAGCTTTtggagaagcagagaaaggaT GTACTGGAGGTGAACAAGCAGTGGGACATTCAGTGGAACTCCATGAAGTCACAGTTTGAACAGAAG ATCACAGACCTCAGACAACGGCTGGCTGAGTCCCAGAAAACTGTGATCGAGCTGGAGGCAGAGCGAGAGCAGAGGCAGCGCGACTACGACAAGAAGCTGCTGTTGGCTAAGTCCAAGATTGAAAATGTACAG GGGGAGAAGGAGTGCCTCACCTCTGAAACCACTGAGCTGAAGCAGAAGATTCGCTACCTGCAGGATCAGCTGCTTCCCCTCAGCAAACAGAGGGAGTACCAAGAGAAGGAGATCCAACGCCTCAACAGG GCTTTAGAGGAGGCCTTAAACCTGCACACCCCTTCATCCTCACAACAACCACCTGGTCAGGGTAACTTCGCCGATGCAGCCAATAACCTGAAGAAACAGGAACTGCTCACTCAAATTGCTGTCCTAAAGGAACAG GTGAAGATCTTTGAAGAAGACTTCAGAAAAGAGAGGAGTGACAGGGAGCGGATGAACGAGGAAAAGGAGGACTTGAGGCGGCAGGTTGAGAGACTTCAGGGTCAGATTACTAATTTGACCAATCAG cttCATCAGGCACAGAACGAGTGTCAGAGGGAACGTACGGAGAGATGTAAGCTGGAGAGACTGCAGATGCAGCATCACAAACAG GGGCAGCAGCAGGAAAGACGTACCTCAGACCCCACGTCAGGCTCAGTGAACGGCCCGCTGAGCCCTCCCTACTGTGGTCCCTTTGTGCAGGTGGGACCGCAGGGCCCCGAGGGCTGGCCCATACACTTCCCTCCCCGGATGCCCAATGCAGCAGGCGCCACAGCCGCAGCCGCCGCAGCACCGCCCCCTGTACGAGACTTCCAGCCTGTTACCCCG GGTTTTCCTTGGCAGTCGTCATTCCCGCAGCCGAGAGGGGCCAGAGCAGTAGGAGAGAGCTCGAGACCACCACCAGAGAATGCAG atcagtctgcagcagcagcggcagcagcagcagcggcggcatcagctgcagctgctggatttGGAAAAAGGGAGCGACAGAACATTGACCCTGGAAAGCACTAA
- the dctn4 gene encoding dynactin subunit 4 isoform X2, with product MPSAEAKLKKNRCANCFDCPCCMHTLSTRATNIPAPLPDDPTKTAMKKAYYLACGFCRWTSRDVGMADKSVASGGWQEPENPHTQRINKLIEYYQQLAHREKQDRDRKKLARRRQCMPLAFSEKYGLGTRLQRQRSGAPISSLSGLSLKEGEDQKEISIEPAQALDEVEPLPEDCYTRPISLPEVTTLRQRLLQPDFQPAGASQLHPRHKHLLMKRSLRCRKCEHNLSKPEFNPTSIKFKIQLVAVSYIPEVRIMSIPNLRNMKESQVLLTLTNPVENITHVTLAACEDEDPDDINSTAKVMVPSKELVLAGKDAAAEYDELAEPQDFQDDPDVVAFRKSNKIGFFIKVIPQKEEDADVTVSFKIRHDFRNLAAPVRPSEEGAETTAEAIWLTHHVELRLGPLAP from the exons ATGCCATCTGCAGAGGCCAAGCTTAAAAAGAACAG GTGTGCAAATTGTTTCGACTGCCCATGTTGCATGCACACGCTGTCTACTCGGGCCACCAACATCCCGGCTCCTCTGCCTGACGATCCGACCAAGACGGCCATGAAGAAGGCCTACTACCTGGCCTGTGGCTTCTGTCGCTGGACCTCCAGGGACGTGGGAATGGCTGACAAATCAGTTG CCAGCGGTGGTTGGCAGGAGCCAGAGAACCCTCATACGCAGCGG aTCAACAAGTTGATTGAGTATTACCAGCAGCTGGCCCACAGAGAGAAGCAGGACAGAGATAGGAAGAAGCTGGCCAGGAGACGACAGTGCATGCCTCTGGCATTCTCG GAAAAATATGGCCTTGGAACCAGACTGCAGAGGCAGAGGTCTGGAGCTCCCATATCGAGCCTGTCTGGCCTCTC CCTAAAAGAGGGTGAGGACCAGAAGGAGATCTCCATCGAGCCGGCCCAGGCCCTTGATGAGGTGGAACCCCTGCCTGAAGATTGTTATACCAGGCCCATCAGCCTACCGGAGG TGACCACGCTGCGCCAGCGGCTTCTGCAGCCTGACTTCCAGCCTGCAGGGGCGTCTCAGCTCCACCCGAGACACAAACACCTCCTGATGAAGCGCTCACTGCGCTGCAGG AAATGTGAGCACAACTTGAGCAAGCCAGAGTTTAATCCTACTTCAATCAAGTTTAAAATACAGCTGGTGGCTGT GAGTTACATCCCTGAAGTGAGAATTATGTCCATTCCAAATCTCCGGAACATGAAG GAGAGCCAAGTGCTGCTGACTCTGACCAACCCAGTGGAGAACATCACCCACGTCACATTGGCTGCTTGTGAGGACGAAGATCCCGATGACATCAACAGCACAGCTAAG gtTATGGTACCCAGCAAAGAACTGGTCTTGGCAGGAaaggatgctgctgctgagtaCGATGAACTGGCTGAACCCCAGGACTTCCAAGATGACCCAGA TGTTGTTGCCTTCAGGAAATCCAACAAGATTGGTTTCTTCATCAAAGTGATCCCCCAGAAAGAAGAGGATGCGGATGTCACTGTTTCCTTTAAGATTCGACACGACTTCCGCAACCTCGCAGCTCCCGTCAGGCCGAGCGAGGAGGGAGCCGAAACCACCGCTGAGGCCATTTGGCTCACGCACCATGTGGAGCTGAGGCTGGGACCGCTCGCTCCCTGA
- the dctn4 gene encoding dynactin subunit 4 isoform X1 yields the protein MASLLQPDRVVYLVRGEKRIRAPLSQLYFCRYCSELRSLECVSHEVDSHYCPSCLENMPSAEAKLKKNRCANCFDCPCCMHTLSTRATNIPAPLPDDPTKTAMKKAYYLACGFCRWTSRDVGMADKSVASGGWQEPENPHTQRINKLIEYYQQLAHREKQDRDRKKLARRRQCMPLAFSEKYGLGTRLQRQRSGAPISSLSGLSLKEGEDQKEISIEPAQALDEVEPLPEDCYTRPISLPEVTTLRQRLLQPDFQPAGASQLHPRHKHLLMKRSLRCRKCEHNLSKPEFNPTSIKFKIQLVAVSYIPEVRIMSIPNLRNMKESQVLLTLTNPVENITHVTLAACEDEDPDDINSTAKVMVPSKELVLAGKDAAAEYDELAEPQDFQDDPDVVAFRKSNKIGFFIKVIPQKEEDADVTVSFKIRHDFRNLAAPVRPSEEGAETTAEAIWLTHHVELRLGPLAP from the exons ATGGCGTCCCTTCTGCAGCCAGATAGAGTCGTCTATCTGGTGCGTGGAGAGAAAAGGATCAGAGCCCCTTTATCTCAACTTTATTTCTGCCGCTACTGCAGCGAGCTACGGTCTCTGGAGTGTGTGTCCCACGAG GTGGACTCTCACTATTGTCCAAGCTGTCTGGAGAACATGCCATCTGCAGAGGCCAAGCTTAAAAAGAACAG GTGTGCAAATTGTTTCGACTGCCCATGTTGCATGCACACGCTGTCTACTCGGGCCACCAACATCCCGGCTCCTCTGCCTGACGATCCGACCAAGACGGCCATGAAGAAGGCCTACTACCTGGCCTGTGGCTTCTGTCGCTGGACCTCCAGGGACGTGGGAATGGCTGACAAATCAGTTG CCAGCGGTGGTTGGCAGGAGCCAGAGAACCCTCATACGCAGCGG aTCAACAAGTTGATTGAGTATTACCAGCAGCTGGCCCACAGAGAGAAGCAGGACAGAGATAGGAAGAAGCTGGCCAGGAGACGACAGTGCATGCCTCTGGCATTCTCG GAAAAATATGGCCTTGGAACCAGACTGCAGAGGCAGAGGTCTGGAGCTCCCATATCGAGCCTGTCTGGCCTCTC CCTAAAAGAGGGTGAGGACCAGAAGGAGATCTCCATCGAGCCGGCCCAGGCCCTTGATGAGGTGGAACCCCTGCCTGAAGATTGTTATACCAGGCCCATCAGCCTACCGGAGG TGACCACGCTGCGCCAGCGGCTTCTGCAGCCTGACTTCCAGCCTGCAGGGGCGTCTCAGCTCCACCCGAGACACAAACACCTCCTGATGAAGCGCTCACTGCGCTGCAGG AAATGTGAGCACAACTTGAGCAAGCCAGAGTTTAATCCTACTTCAATCAAGTTTAAAATACAGCTGGTGGCTGT GAGTTACATCCCTGAAGTGAGAATTATGTCCATTCCAAATCTCCGGAACATGAAG GAGAGCCAAGTGCTGCTGACTCTGACCAACCCAGTGGAGAACATCACCCACGTCACATTGGCTGCTTGTGAGGACGAAGATCCCGATGACATCAACAGCACAGCTAAG gtTATGGTACCCAGCAAAGAACTGGTCTTGGCAGGAaaggatgctgctgctgagtaCGATGAACTGGCTGAACCCCAGGACTTCCAAGATGACCCAGA TGTTGTTGCCTTCAGGAAATCCAACAAGATTGGTTTCTTCATCAAAGTGATCCCCCAGAAAGAAGAGGATGCGGATGTCACTGTTTCCTTTAAGATTCGACACGACTTCCGCAACCTCGCAGCTCCCGTCAGGCCGAGCGAGGAGGGAGCCGAAACCACCGCTGAGGCCATTTGGCTCACGCACCATGTGGAGCTGAGGCTGGGACCGCTCGCTCCCTGA